Genomic DNA from Verrucomicrobiota bacterium:
CAACTACCTCTTTGCAGGTTCGCCTTGCACTGGCTGAGGAAGCTGATTTCAATTCAGGTCTCTTACATAAGCTGCTTTAGCTGCGATTTTCCTGGGAACGCCAAGCCACAGCTTGGCAATTTTAGAATCGAAACGCAGCTAAAACAGCTACTCCTACTACAGTTAAAATTTTGGCGACCTATTATCTCACAAACTGTTTCACGTAATCTCTGCCGAGGCCAACCTTCTCGAAGTGCTTTTCGCACATCGCCATTTTTGTATGCACATTGTCGAATCCGACGGTGTTGTTGTTTTCGTCCATGTAGATGAGGGTTCCCTGGACATGGAAGAGCGTGATCATTTCCTCTACATCTTCATCAACCACCAAGGTGTGAACTTCTCCCGGTGGTTCGTAAACAAAACTACCTTCCTTGGCTACCCAGTCGTGTTCCAGGTAGCGCCAGGATCCTTTGATCACATAGCCAAATACGGGGGCAGGATGGAGATGTCGATTGAGGATACCGGCTCTGGTAACTTTGAGCAGGTTGATCCAATAACCATTTGAAACATTAAACAGGATGGGCCGAAATGAAACCGTGTCTGTCTGAGGCACCCAAAGCCGGTCATCTTCGGGCATGGTATCGAGGACCAGGTCTTTTACTTGAAATGGATTCTGCATGTGTTCGCTCATGGGTTTAAGGAAGCGCGCATGTTTGCGACGGCTTTTGCGGTTATGGTTGGAGAGGTTTTTGCAAAACGGGCCTTGCTGTAGTTGAGGATGGTTGCGATATCGGAATCGGATAGGTAGGAAAAAGTGGTCATCACGTTGTTGTACTCTCGTTCTTCGATCCAATCACTTCCGAGGAGCATGAGTTTCAGGATATGAGTGTCGTCGCTTAGTTTGGCTGAACCGATTAAGGACGGTTGTATATTAGGCACACCGCTTCCGTCGACCTGGTGACAAGCCATACAATACTGAGTGTAAAGTTTTTGGCCATTCGGATCCAGAGCTATTTCGCTATCAACCCCACGGGTTGGCGAAGCCGCTGTCGTTTTATTGATTACCCTGGTTGTTGAGGCCATTTCTCCCGTATATTCCACCTTCCAAATTCGGCCTGTATTATCTTCCGAGAGGTAAAGTGAACCGTCTTGGGCAACGGTGATTCCGGTGGGGCGGTAAGTGGCCGAAGCCGGCGTCATCAACATTTCCGTTCCTTTGAATCCGGTGGCAAATTCTTCGTATTCTCCTGATGGGTACTTTCCTTCAAATGGTACGAATACGACATTGTAACCCTGTTGGGGAAGGGGCGCGCGGTTCCACGAGCCATGGAAAACGATGAATGCGCCTCCCTTGTATTTTGCCGGAAACTGATCCGCGTTGTAAAATTGAAGGCCTACGGGTGCCCAGTGTCCCGGGAAAGCATAGATGGGTTTGTCGTAGAGACCCTCTTGGGTTTCGGTTTTTCCGTCTCCTCCGTATTCCGGATTGATCATGTGGGCTTCCCGCTCCTGGTCGTAGTAAGCGTAAGGCCAGCCAAAATCCATTCCCTTTCTTATAAGCTGAAACTGTTCTGCAGGTTTTTCGGCGGACTCTCTTTCATTGTAAAACTGCCCCCAATTTTGGATGAGATTGTCCCGGCCATTTGAGACGGCATAGAGCTCTTTTTTTACCGGGTCCCAATCAATGCCGACTGCATTGCGAATACCTGTTGCGATAAGCTCTCCATCTTCGAGTTGTTTTTGATTTAACGTTTCGGCATCGAACCTCCAGATACCTGCTCCCCAGCCCAATTCCTCGCAAGGCATCTTACCAGGGGACCCTTCGGTCCGATCCAGCTCCTGACAGGAGTTACTTGGAGCTCCGGCTGAAAGGTAGAGATTCCCCTGGTCATCGAAATCGATGTTTTTGCTTCGGTGCGAACGTGGAGTGGGGAAGCCGGTTATGATGACTTCGGGTAAACTTTGTGGAAGTAGTTCGCCCGCGGTCAATTTATAGCGGACCACCTGGGTGGTGGCTCCGGCATAAAGATAGCCGTTATAGATCTGGATGGATTTTACCAGGCTCCCCAGCTCTCCGAAGTATTTGACCACATCCATTTTTCCGTCGCCGTCAGTATCCCGGAGGGCGATAAGGTAATTTAGATCAACGTCTTCGTTCAACGAAACATACATGTCGCCATTGTCGCGAATGGCTATGGCGCGTGCCTTACCTAGGTTGTCGGCAACAACTGTGGCTTTGAATCCCTGAGGAACCTGGATGCCCGGATCTTGAGCGGTTAGGGTTACCATACTCCAGATAGCAAAAACAAAAGCGGTGAATAACTTGGGGTATATTAGCTTCATGCGCTAATAAAAGTGCGAGTCGCCGACTTCGTGCAAGTTGAATTCTTTGTGAGCTTGGACAAATCTCTTCAAATACTCAAATCCTGTCGTTGACGCGCGAAAAGAATCTTTCGAGTATCCGCCCAAATTTCATACTAAATCTACCCTATATGCCCTTCTATGAAGATATCAATTACCCTAATTCCCTTATTTCTCCTGCTTGCAACTGGATGTGGAGATCAGTCCGGCTCCAAATCGTCTAAGGAAACAATGCCGTCCGGCCCAAAGCAATGGCTCGAGTTCGAAGGCTCCAAGGGAGCCGGCAAAGGGAAACAGGTAGTCCTCATTGCTGGAGATGAAGAATACCGTTCTGAGGAAGCGATGCCTCAGTTGGCCAAAATCCTTTCCGCTCACCACGGCTTTAAATGCACCGTACTGTTTTCGCAGGATCCTGAGAAACCCGGTATCGTTGATCCGAATCACCAGACGAATATCCCCAATACGGCTGCCCTCTATGATGCGGATCTTTTGATCATTGGGACACGATTCCGCAGCCTTCAGGATGATCAAATGAAAGCCATTGAAGATTATCTACTCTCTGGTAAACCGGTTGTTGGTATGCGGACGGCGACTCATGCTTTCAAGGTGGATGCTGGTTCGAAATACGACTACTTTAGTTTTGATTACAACGGTGAGAAAAAGGAATGGGCTAAAGGCTTTGGTCAACTGGTACTCGGAACGACCTGGGTTTCCCACCATGGATGGCACAAAGCAGAATCCACCCGCGGAATAACTATTGGCAGTCATGAGATTAACAACGGAATCGGTAAAGGGGACATTTGGGGACCTACCGATGTGTATGGTGTGACTTGGCCGGCAGACAACGATTGTGTTCCAGTTGTCATGGGACAAGTGCTCGCTGGCATGGAAAAAGATAGTCCTCCGATAGGTCCTGGTCCCTACGAAAAATTTCCGGCCTATGGAAAACACGAAGGATTTCATAAAAACGATCCCATGATGCCGGTTGCATGGACGAAGTCGTATCAGCTTCCAGGAGGCAAAAAGGGAAAAGCGTTTTGTACAACGATGGGCGCTTCTAACGAGCTGCTTGTTGAAGGTACCTGTAGAATGATTGTGAATGGCATTTTCTGGAGTCTTGGGATCCCGGTGCCTTCCGAGGGAACCAAGGTCGATATAGTGGGAGAGTACCATCCAAGTATGTTTGGATTTTTGAATGACCCTTATTTCGACGAGCACATCATCAACGTGTCTGACTTCGAGTAGGTCGCTCCCAACTTTTACTTTTTTTAATTATGTTTAAGAGATTGATTCTTGCTGTCGTATTTACGTTCGGTGTTAACGCAGGTATGGCGAAACCACTACCCTTAAAAATCAAAAAGGGCGAAAATATCGTTCTCATTGGAAGTGGGCTTGGGGAGCGGATGAACTACTTTCCTTATTTCGAGACCGAACTTCAACGTAGGTATCCCGAGCATAACCTGATCTTCAGAAATATTTGCCACCCCGGAGATACACCGGGCTTTCGTCCTCACCCCTCCCGTGAAACGCAATGGGCATTTCCTGGCGCAGAGGCATTTCATCCACAACATGCGATTCATACCGGTATCGGTCACTACCCCTATCCGGATGAGTGGTTAAGCA
This window encodes:
- a CDS encoding 2,4'-dihydroxyacetophenone dioxygenase family protein — encoded protein: MSEHMQNPFQVKDLVLDTMPEDDRLWVPQTDTVSFRPILFNVSNGYWINLLKVTRAGILNRHLHPAPVFGYVIKGSWRYLEHDWVAKEGSFVYEPPGEVHTLVVDEDVEEMITLFHVQGTLIYMDENNNTVGFDNVHTKMAMCEKHFEKVGLGRDYVKQFVR
- a CDS encoding PQQ-dependent sugar dehydrogenase, translating into MKLIYPKLFTAFVFAIWSMVTLTAQDPGIQVPQGFKATVVADNLGKARAIAIRDNGDMYVSLNEDVDLNYLIALRDTDGDGKMDVVKYFGELGSLVKSIQIYNGYLYAGATTQVVRYKLTAGELLPQSLPEVIITGFPTPRSHRSKNIDFDDQGNLYLSAGAPSNSCQELDRTEGSPGKMPCEELGWGAGIWRFDAETLNQKQLEDGELIATGIRNAVGIDWDPVKKELYAVSNGRDNLIQNWGQFYNERESAEKPAEQFQLIRKGMDFGWPYAYYDQEREAHMINPEYGGDGKTETQEGLYDKPIYAFPGHWAPVGLQFYNADQFPAKYKGGAFIVFHGSWNRAPLPQQGYNVVFVPFEGKYPSGEYEEFATGFKGTEMLMTPASATYRPTGITVAQDGSLYLSEDNTGRIWKVEYTGEMASTTRVINKTTAASPTRGVDSEIALDPNGQKLYTQYCMACHQVDGSGVPNIQPSLIGSAKLSDDTHILKLMLLGSDWIEEREYNNVMTTFSYLSDSDIATILNYSKARFAKTSPTITAKAVANMRASLNP
- a CDS encoding ThuA domain-containing protein, whose protein sequence is MKISITLIPLFLLLATGCGDQSGSKSSKETMPSGPKQWLEFEGSKGAGKGKQVVLIAGDEEYRSEEAMPQLAKILSAHHGFKCTVLFSQDPEKPGIVDPNHQTNIPNTAALYDADLLIIGTRFRSLQDDQMKAIEDYLLSGKPVVGMRTATHAFKVDAGSKYDYFSFDYNGEKKEWAKGFGQLVLGTTWVSHHGWHKAESTRGITIGSHEINNGIGKGDIWGPTDVYGVTWPADNDCVPVVMGQVLAGMEKDSPPIGPGPYEKFPAYGKHEGFHKNDPMMPVAWTKSYQLPGGKKGKAFCTTMGASNELLVEGTCRMIVNGIFWSLGIPVPSEGTKVDIVGEYHPSMFGFLNDPYFDEHIINVSDFE